A portion of the Lolium rigidum isolate FL_2022 chromosome 1, APGP_CSIRO_Lrig_0.1, whole genome shotgun sequence genome contains these proteins:
- the LOC124670206 gene encoding sulfiredoxin, chloroplastic/mitochondrial-like, with product MASRSSLDLGKIVPPAGFLLHGCAAVPRTPFLRERSVRGRRGLSFSVSSSNGAAARSPLSDSEKNGPVVMEIPLEDIRRPLMRICANDPAKVQELMDSIRVIGLQVPIDVLEVDGVYYGFSGCHRYKAHQRLGPPTIRCKVRRGT from the exons ATGGCGTCGAGGTCGAGCTTGGATTTGGGAAAGATCGTGCCCCCCGCCGGCTTCCTCCTCCACGGCTGTGCTGCCGTTCCCAGGACCCCCTTTCTCCGGGAGAGGAGCGTGAGGGGGAGGCGCGGCCTCTCCTTCTCGGTCTCGTCCTCCAACG GTGCAGCTGCACGGTCCCCGTTGAGTGACTCGGAGAAGAATGGCCCTGTGGTGATGGAGATCCCACTAGAAGATATCAGGAGGCCACTAATGCGAATTTGTGCCAATGATCCTGCCAAGGTGCAGGAGCTCATGGATAGCATCCGTGTCATCGGTCTCCAAGTACCC ATTGACGTGCTGGAGGTTGACGGAGTCTATTATG GTTTCTCTGGATGCCACCGCTACAAGGCTCACCAACGCCTAGGACCCCCGACCATCCGCTGCAAAGTCCGCCGAGGGACATAA